One Pararhizobium sp. IMCC3301 DNA segment encodes these proteins:
- a CDS encoding ScpA family protein: MADETQPAAEDPLTQALLWESQRERVGQHSETEPLLVIDVDGFEGPLDLLLALARSQKVDLSGISILALADQYLLFIQEARRMRLELAADYLVMAAWLAYLKSRLLLPDIKDSEDEPTGEELAAALAFRLRRLEAMRDAAAQLMARPRLGQDVFARGDPEPVVTIRHSTYVANLYDLLTAYASQRQRNSVTSVQVRKRTVWSLQEARGLLVRVLGQVTDWTPIDNFLVQYFSSPDERATVIASSFTASLEMVREGILELRQSGPFTPLFIRGVSKQDGTGEP, translated from the coding sequence ATGGCCGATGAAACACAGCCCGCCGCTGAAGATCCACTGACCCAGGCGCTGTTGTGGGAAAGCCAGAGAGAACGGGTAGGGCAACATTCTGAGACGGAGCCCTTGCTGGTCATAGATGTCGACGGATTCGAAGGGCCGCTGGATCTGCTTCTGGCCCTGGCGCGCTCGCAAAAGGTCGATCTGTCCGGAATATCGATTCTCGCGCTTGCCGATCAATATCTGTTATTTATTCAGGAAGCCCGGCGCATGCGGCTCGAACTGGCGGCGGATTATCTGGTTATGGCTGCCTGGCTGGCCTATCTGAAGTCGCGACTGCTGCTTCCCGATATCAAGGATAGCGAGGATGAACCTACCGGGGAGGAACTGGCTGCAGCTCTTGCATTCCGCCTGCGCCGCCTGGAGGCAATGCGCGATGCGGCGGCACAATTGATGGCACGCCCGCGCCTGGGCCAGGACGTTTTTGCGCGCGGCGATCCGGAACCGGTCGTCACCATCAGGCACAGTACTTATGTCGCCAATCTTTATGATCTGCTGACGGCCTATGCCAGCCAGCGTCAGCGCAATTCGGTGACGTCCGTTCAGGTCCGCAAACGAACGGTATGGTCGTTGCAGGAAGCCAGGGGTCTGCTGGTCAGAGTTCTGGGGCAGGTGACGGACTGGACACCAATTGACAATTTTCTGGTTCAGTATTTTTCCTCGCCCGACGAACGCGCCACTGTTATTGCAAGTTCGTTTACCGCCAGCCTTGAAATGGTACGCGAGGGCATTCTGGAATTGCGCCAGAGCGGGCCGTTTACGCCACTCTTCATCCGCGGCGTGTCAAAACAAGACGGGACCGGGGAACCATGA
- the nagZ gene encoding beta-N-acetylhexosaminidase: MTVSAFISGCEGLTLSRIERQFLGDSNPWGLILFGRNIETPEQVERLVASFRDCVGRHDAPVLIDQEGGRVQRLKPPQWPAYPPGAVFGRLEQADAEKGCRAAMLGGLLIGTDLLRLGINVDCLPVLDVPVSDTTKAIGDRAYADTPERVSRLGAAAAEGLISAGVLPVIKHLPGHGRAVVDSHLELPRVAADLSALSNHDFAAFRPLADYPLGMTAHVVYEAIDPDNPATLSAAVIETVIRQQIGFQGLLMSDDISMGALQSAMPQRAASAIRAGCDMVLHCNGLMAEMLDVAANVPALGGMALTRANAALASRKTPVTLDEPAVRAELASLLATVGWEA, translated from the coding sequence ATGACAGTATCAGCTTTTATAAGTGGCTGCGAAGGCCTGACACTTTCCCGCATTGAAAGACAGTTCCTTGGCGATTCAAATCCCTGGGGTTTAATCCTGTTCGGCCGCAATATTGAAACTCCTGAACAGGTGGAGCGGCTTGTTGCATCGTTCCGCGACTGTGTCGGGCGGCACGATGCACCGGTGCTGATCGATCAGGAGGGAGGCAGGGTTCAGCGCTTGAAGCCTCCGCAGTGGCCAGCATATCCGCCAGGCGCAGTTTTCGGTCGGCTAGAACAAGCGGACGCTGAAAAGGGCTGCCGTGCCGCAATGCTCGGCGGATTGTTGATCGGTACTGACCTGCTGCGCCTTGGCATAAATGTAGATTGCCTTCCGGTTCTGGACGTCCCGGTCTCCGACACCACAAAGGCCATTGGTGACAGGGCCTATGCCGACACTCCTGAACGCGTTTCCCGGCTTGGTGCGGCAGCTGCTGAAGGGCTGATTTCCGCCGGTGTGCTCCCGGTTATCAAGCATCTGCCCGGTCACGGCCGGGCAGTGGTCGACAGCCATCTGGAACTGCCGAGAGTGGCCGCCGATCTGTCGGCGTTGTCGAACCATGATTTTGCCGCCTTCCGGCCGCTTGCAGACTACCCTCTGGGGATGACCGCCCATGTTGTTTATGAAGCGATTGATCCGGATAATCCGGCAACCCTGTCAGCGGCAGTCATTGAAACTGTAATTCGGCAGCAAATCGGCTTTCAGGGTTTGTTGATGTCAGACGACATTTCCATGGGAGCACTGCAATCGGCGATGCCACAGCGTGCCGCAAGCGCCATTCGCGCCGGCTGCGATATGGTATTGCACTGTAACGGGCTGATGGCTGAAATGCTGGATGTTGCGGCCAATGTTCCGGCGCTTGGCGGAATGGCGCTTACGCGCGCCAATGCGGCGCTTGCATCCCGCAAGACACCGGTTACTCTCGACGAGCCGGCCGTGAGGGCCGAACTGGCCAGCCTGCTCGCGACTGTTGGTTGGGAGGCCTGA
- the scpB gene encoding SMC-Scp complex subunit ScpB has protein sequence MSEAAAQTLHLRMLEAMLFASERPLARSDMAERLPASANLDALLAKLSEFYEGRGVALKKVADGWAFRTADDLAFLLQAETAEQRRLSRAALETLSIVAYHQPATRAEIEQIRGVSTSRGTLDVLLETGWVRLRGRRRTPGRPVTYGTTPEFLEHFNLESITDLPGLDELKGAGLLDSAMPPGTPMPMPNDDPDLSHDEDPLEDDLFAPDVVLEDDE, from the coding sequence ATGAGCGAAGCGGCTGCCCAAACCCTGCATCTGAGGATGCTTGAGGCGATGCTGTTTGCTTCGGAACGGCCGTTGGCACGGTCCGACATGGCTGAGCGACTGCCCGCCAGTGCCAATCTGGATGCATTGCTGGCTAAACTGTCAGAGTTTTATGAAGGGCGCGGCGTGGCGCTGAAAAAGGTTGCGGACGGATGGGCCTTCCGAACAGCTGATGATCTGGCTTTCCTGCTGCAAGCGGAAACCGCCGAGCAGCGCCGTTTGTCGCGGGCGGCACTGGAGACCTTGTCCATTGTCGCCTATCATCAGCCGGCAACCCGTGCGGAAATCGAGCAGATCAGAGGCGTGTCAACCAGCAGGGGCACTCTGGACGTCCTGCTTGAAACCGGCTGGGTGCGACTGCGCGGTCGACGCCGCACCCCGGGACGACCGGTCACTTATGGAACAACACCTGAGTTTCTTGAGCATTTCAACCTAGAATCGATTACTGATCTGCCGGGACTGGATGAATTGAAAGGGGCCGGGCTACTGGATTCGGCGATGCCTCCGGGCACGCCAATGCCGATGCCGAATGATGATCCTGATCTCAGCCATGACGAAGACCCTCTTGAAGATGACCTCTTCGCACCTGATGTGGTGCTGGAAGATGATGAATAG
- a CDS encoding SPOR domain-containing protein translates to MSEYEYDKNKPGQAANTADDPDSGTDSTEKTAAPQNRSSVPDESWENDDWSMRSSSVDEEDDPLIKLARLMEQNERNFEAAAQRPGGGRDGEPGGEPSAPLQQPQSDEMQQGGQDAGAQDSGTQDSGTQDSQMRSLSASQQPEHLQNSPEQNPENPTSQDRGADPTQTARPVARQPGPVTTASGLSARLKSVGIDPRKPEPRQPVNQGYRTPSRQEQVLPASDLSAQSDELLDNPPPLVDLDRPALPRRDSTTTPSQLDDQQFDPFAPGGSSRPLPERDFDVSRIPRAIRPTVSDNHSQMGGLHGQASPDLTVPEPPVTPPIRPELPRSRAQEAAAVQPNPLTAELMRYVDADDQDSQVEADATEPGSYSSQPTIQPAVATQQPETAAQPVENHQEPELKNEPTPQPDFSYLREVEDLRVPARDIHTEQYDEEEDQAAGAYADADDPAEDADILYEDYDDEGRGLFASRGMVVAAGVLAFVLLGGGALLAYQAIFSSDDSGPPPLVLADKSPVRMLPDGQAAETGGNGEIALTDESNAADGVMQPGAETPIARINPNIDQDRQVRQVGVEDNNSSGEGIAPRSVRTFKVNPDGSIVAEPAPVTDNSNAVQPRSVTTQPISGAGEQVPSGETSESAGVPVPRPRPGDRAETTTGSQTSVATADEGRAAFPVSPRVPDGTSRPAFNESAPALQPSENTVPTRVPTSNTAVALQEPPSQPATSTATGDFVVQVSSQRSEEAARSAYTGLQRRFPTVLGDQSPDIVRADLGSRGVFYRVRVGPMETRLAANDLCQSLKNAGGDCIVARR, encoded by the coding sequence ATGTCCGAGTACGAGTATGACAAAAACAAGCCGGGACAAGCTGCCAATACCGCAGATGATCCTGATTCTGGAACGGATTCCACAGAGAAAACTGCTGCGCCGCAAAACCGTAGTTCAGTTCCCGATGAATCGTGGGAAAATGATGACTGGTCGATGCGATCATCATCGGTAGACGAGGAAGATGATCCACTGATCAAGCTGGCTCGTTTGATGGAACAGAATGAGCGTAATTTTGAGGCGGCTGCCCAGCGTCCGGGCGGGGGTCGGGACGGAGAGCCGGGCGGCGAGCCGTCGGCACCATTACAACAGCCCCAGAGCGATGAGATGCAACAAGGCGGGCAGGATGCGGGCGCCCAGGATTCGGGGACTCAGGACTCGGGAACCCAGGATTCGCAGATGCGGTCCCTTTCGGCCAGTCAGCAGCCAGAACATTTACAAAATTCTCCGGAGCAAAATCCGGAAAATCCGACTTCACAAGACCGTGGTGCTGATCCAACGCAAACGGCTCGCCCAGTCGCGCGCCAGCCGGGACCGGTCACCACAGCGTCCGGTCTGAGCGCACGTCTAAAATCCGTCGGCATTGATCCGCGCAAACCAGAGCCCCGCCAGCCGGTTAATCAGGGTTACCGAACCCCGTCCCGCCAGGAGCAGGTTCTTCCCGCCAGTGACCTGTCGGCACAAAGCGACGAATTACTGGACAATCCACCACCGCTTGTTGACTTGGACAGGCCAGCACTGCCGCGCCGGGATTCTACCACGACGCCTTCGCAATTGGATGATCAGCAATTCGATCCGTTTGCCCCGGGCGGATCATCCCGTCCGTTGCCGGAACGGGATTTCGATGTCTCTCGGATTCCGCGTGCCATCCGGCCAACTGTTTCGGACAATCATTCACAAATGGGAGGTCTGCACGGCCAGGCCAGCCCCGATCTGACGGTACCGGAACCTCCAGTGACACCCCCCATCCGTCCCGAATTGCCACGTTCACGCGCCCAGGAAGCGGCCGCAGTGCAGCCGAACCCGCTGACCGCGGAACTGATGCGTTATGTCGACGCCGACGATCAGGACTCTCAGGTGGAAGCCGATGCAACCGAGCCCGGTAGCTATTCATCTCAACCCACAATCCAACCGGCAGTCGCAACTCAGCAACCGGAGACGGCTGCTCAACCGGTCGAGAATCACCAGGAGCCGGAGTTGAAGAACGAGCCCACGCCGCAGCCTGATTTCTCGTATCTCAGAGAAGTCGAGGATTTGCGCGTCCCGGCCCGCGATATCCATACAGAACAGTACGACGAAGAGGAAGATCAGGCCGCCGGTGCATATGCCGACGCTGATGATCCTGCTGAGGATGCCGATATCCTGTATGAAGATTATGATGACGAAGGCAGAGGCCTGTTTGCCAGCCGCGGCATGGTGGTTGCTGCAGGCGTTCTGGCGTTTGTTTTGCTCGGAGGCGGCGCATTGCTCGCTTATCAGGCAATCTTTTCCAGCGATGACAGCGGCCCCCCGCCACTGGTTCTGGCTGATAAGAGTCCCGTCAGAATGTTACCAGACGGGCAAGCAGCTGAAACCGGTGGTAACGGTGAAATTGCATTGACCGATGAAAGCAACGCAGCTGACGGTGTGATGCAGCCTGGCGCTGAAACGCCAATTGCGCGGATCAATCCAAACATTGATCAGGACCGTCAGGTGCGGCAGGTTGGTGTTGAAGACAATAATTCCAGCGGCGAAGGCATAGCGCCCAGAAGCGTGCGAACTTTCAAAGTCAATCCGGACGGGAGCATTGTTGCCGAACCCGCTCCTGTGACCGACAATTCAAATGCTGTTCAGCCACGCAGCGTTACAACGCAGCCGATTTCCGGAGCTGGCGAACAGGTCCCATCCGGGGAGACGTCAGAGTCTGCAGGCGTTCCTGTTCCAAGGCCGCGCCCGGGCGATCGCGCTGAAACAACGACTGGCTCTCAGACCAGCGTTGCAACAGCTGATGAAGGCAGAGCCGCGTTTCCAGTGTCGCCGCGTGTGCCCGATGGGACATCAAGACCGGCCTTCAACGAAAGTGCACCGGCCCTGCAGCCATCTGAGAATACGGTTCCAACACGTGTGCCGACATCAAACACTGCGGTGGCTTTGCAAGAACCACCCAGCCAGCCGGCAACATCCACTGCTACGGGCGATTTTGTGGTTCAGGTGTCCTCACAACGGTCTGAAGAAGCAGCGCGCTCGGCATACACCGGTCTGCAACGCCGTTTCCCGACAGTGCTGGGTGACCAGTCGCCTGATATTGTGCGCGCTGATCTGGGTTCGCGCGGCGTTTTCTACAGGGTCCGTGTCGGGCCGATGGAAACCCGGCTTGCCGCTAATGATCTCTGCCAGAGCCTGAAAAATGCCGGTGGCGATTGCATTGTGGCGCGCCGCTGA
- a CDS encoding ABC transporter ATP-binding protein, with amino-acid sequence MNQTTRPSGLKTALSWGRRGTAGATIAREMRFDNISHHYGPTRALHDINLTIASGEIVCLLGQSGSGKTTLLRIAAGIEAPQSGRFLVDGQEYGAPDRLVPPEKRGIGLMFQDFALFPHLTVLKNVMFGLTALSSSIARSEAMLALERVGLAQHADLYPHHLSGGEQQRVALARSIAPRPGILLMDEPFSGLDQRLRDSVRDETIAILREMRATCLMVTHDPEEAMRVADRILLMKHGQIVQDGSARELYYQPVDLASARFFSEVNMLEGEIVDEAVITPVGTFAAEGKSNGTASVCIRFQGVNIIPITNQPAPVGAKLGRVLRRRFLGEVDLVDTAVEGLDDPLQARIRNADNLKPGTEVFVSFDPRDILVFEKEEP; translated from the coding sequence ATGAACCAGACAACACGACCTTCCGGTCTGAAGACAGCGCTGTCCTGGGGGCGTCGCGGAACTGCCGGGGCAACCATCGCTCGGGAAATGCGGTTTGATAACATTTCCCACCACTATGGTCCGACCCGCGCGCTTCACGACATCAACCTGACCATCGCCTCTGGAGAAATTGTCTGTCTGCTGGGCCAGTCCGGATCTGGCAAAACAACACTTTTGCGCATTGCCGCAGGAATTGAAGCACCCCAATCCGGCCGCTTCCTTGTCGATGGCCAGGAATATGGGGCGCCGGACCGTCTGGTGCCGCCCGAAAAACGCGGTATCGGCCTGATGTTTCAGGATTTCGCGCTGTTCCCGCATCTTACAGTGTTGAAAAATGTCATGTTTGGGCTGACCGCACTGTCGTCCTCGATTGCCCGCAGCGAAGCGATGCTTGCGCTTGAAAGGGTCGGGCTTGCGCAGCATGCCGACCTGTATCCCCACCATTTATCAGGTGGTGAGCAACAACGGGTTGCACTGGCGCGTTCAATCGCGCCGCGACCCGGCATTCTGCTGATGGATGAACCGTTTTCCGGTCTGGATCAGCGACTGCGCGACAGTGTCCGCGATGAGACGATTGCGATCCTTCGGGAAATGCGGGCAACCTGCCTTATGGTGACCCACGATCCTGAAGAGGCAATGCGGGTTGCAGACCGCATCCTTTTGATGAAACACGGGCAGATTGTGCAGGATGGATCAGCCCGGGAATTGTATTATCAACCCGTAGATCTGGCTTCCGCCAGATTCTTTTCCGAAGTAAACATGTTGGAAGGCGAAATTGTCGATGAGGCCGTCATCACTCCGGTCGGAACTTTTGCCGCCGAAGGCAAATCCAACGGCACGGCAAGCGTCTGTATCCGCTTTCAGGGTGTCAACATCATACCGATCACAAACCAGCCAGCTCCCGTCGGTGCCAAACTTGGTCGGGTTCTGAGACGGCGGTTTCTGGGGGAAGTGGATCTGGTGGATACAGCCGTTGAAGGTCTTGATGATCCTCTGCAGGCCCGTATCCGCAACGCCGACAATTTGAAGCCGGGTACGGAAGTTTTCGTCAGCTTCGATCCGAGAGACATTCTGGTGTTTGAAAAAGAAGAGCCGTAG
- a CDS encoding twin-arginine translocase TatA/TatE family subunit, whose amino-acid sequence MGISFWQIAIVVVLVVLLFGRGKISDLMGDVAKGIKSFKSGLSDEEDEQKTIDQSASETVAPVKSKDKQSS is encoded by the coding sequence ATGGGTATTAGTTTTTGGCAAATTGCCATTGTCGTCGTTTTGGTCGTGCTTCTGTTCGGTCGGGGCAAGATTTCTGATTTGATGGGAGATGTCGCGAAAGGCATCAAAAGCTTCAAGTCCGGCCTTTCAGACGAGGAAGACGAGCAGAAAACCATTGATCAGTCAGCCAGCGAAACCGTTGCTCCTGTCAAATCCAAAGACAAGCAAAGCAGCTAG
- a CDS encoding deoxyguanosinetriphosphate triphosphohydrolase, with protein MATDELDVSRIGFGFTDRAVFAVDPAKTAGRVFPEPESPTRTVYQRDRDRIIHSNAFRRLKHKTQVFISDEGDHYRTRLTHSIEVAQIARSIARAFRLDEDLTEALALAHDFGHTPFGHAGERALDAATSDFGGFDHNLQSLRVVSKMERRYPRFDGLNLSWETLEGLAKHNGPVAEPLAGRIQHLLPSLELKLNGYASLEAQAAAISDDIAYDTHDIDDGLRSGLLTLAQLRQVPLLRRLLDGIEDEFAGLDAERTGHELSRRLITLMVEDVIAETQRRLQTYQPDSADAVRAASQPLLCFSAPFSFEEKELKEFLFRSLYRHPSLMQRMVAAEKIVQDLFAAYMSNIEEIPGPWRHQFAPGPGPMGEHKKARMVADYIAGMTDSFASQEHRRLHRQHGSSGLDHPV; from the coding sequence ATGGCGACCGATGAATTAGATGTCTCTCGTATCGGCTTTGGATTCACCGATCGAGCTGTCTTTGCCGTTGACCCTGCAAAAACGGCCGGGCGGGTTTTCCCCGAGCCGGAAAGTCCGACCCGCACCGTGTATCAGCGCGACCGCGACAGGATTATCCATTCCAACGCATTTCGCCGCCTGAAGCACAAAACCCAGGTCTTCATTTCCGACGAGGGCGACCATTATCGCACGCGCCTGACCCATTCCATTGAAGTTGCCCAGATCGCCCGGTCCATCGCCCGCGCCTTTCGCCTCGACGAGGACCTTACGGAAGCGTTGGCCCTGGCACATGATTTCGGTCATACACCATTTGGCCATGCTGGCGAGCGCGCTTTGGATGCAGCGACATCTGATTTTGGCGGATTTGACCACAATCTTCAAAGCCTGCGCGTGGTCAGCAAAATGGAGCGGCGCTATCCGCGTTTTGACGGACTGAATCTCAGTTGGGAGACCCTGGAAGGACTGGCCAAGCACAATGGACCGGTTGCAGAGCCATTAGCCGGCAGAATTCAGCATTTATTGCCGAGCCTGGAATTGAAGCTGAACGGATATGCCAGTCTTGAGGCGCAGGCTGCCGCGATTTCAGATGATATTGCTTATGACACGCACGATATTGATGATGGCCTGCGCTCCGGATTGCTGACCCTGGCGCAATTGCGGCAAGTGCCGCTGCTGCGCAGGCTGCTGGATGGCATTGAAGATGAATTCGCTGGCCTCGATGCTGAACGCACAGGGCACGAATTGTCACGGCGGCTGATTACACTCATGGTCGAAGACGTCATTGCTGAAACACAGCGCCGGTTGCAGACATACCAGCCAGATTCTGCCGATGCCGTGCGGGCGGCCAGCCAGCCACTATTGTGTTTTTCTGCACCGTTCAGCTTCGAAGAGAAGGAACTAAAAGAATTTTTGTTTCGCAGCCTCTACCGACATCCCTCGTTGATGCAGCGCATGGTTGCGGCGGAAAAAATTGTGCAAGACCTTTTTGCTGCCTACATGAGCAATATTGAGGAAATCCCGGGGCCATGGCGACACCAGTTCGCTCCCGGCCCGGGTCCCATGGGCGAGCACAAGAAGGCCCGTATGGTCGCAGATTATATCGCCGGAATGACAGATTCATTTGCCAGTCAGGAACATCGCAGACTTCATCGACAACACGGCTCGTCCGGTTTGGACCATCCTGTTTGA
- the argS gene encoding arginine--tRNA ligase yields the protein MNIYADFAEKLIPLIEGSDLLSGTDAEARAGLPMDRIVVEPPRDVSHGDLATNAAMVLAKGLGKNPRQIAEIISGLLSDHAAALKVQSVSIAGPGFINITLQPDVWQSVVAGILRSKAEFGRPDLGQGVKINVEYVSANPTGPMHVGHCRGAVFGDALATLLSFAGFDVTKEYYINDAGAQVDVLARSAFLRYREALGEDIGAIPEGLYPGNYLIPLAEQLKTDYGTSLCDMAEADWLPIVRAAAIAAMMQLIRADLEKLGVEHDVFFSEQSLTSQDDDRVAEMITDLEARDLIYQGTLPPPKGKLPDDWEDREQTLFRSTLYGDDVDRALLKSDGSYTYFASDIAYHFDKYKRGFNRMVDVLGADHQGYLKRMTAAVRAISDEKASLDIRFCQLVNLFRDGQPVKMSKRSGNLVSLADVVEEVGRDVTRFIMLYRKNDATLDFDFTKVLEQSKDNPVFYVQYAHARTHSTFNQAIEIFDEKITMDLEAVDLSLLDDPSELLLMRKLAEYPRIIEAAVISYEPHRIAFYLNDLASAFHGHWNKGKDLPQLRFIKDDNEKLTRARLALVLAVQIVLRSGLNLLGVDAREELR from the coding sequence ATGAACATTTACGCAGACTTCGCCGAAAAGCTAATCCCGTTAATTGAGGGTTCCGACCTGCTGTCCGGCACCGATGCCGAGGCGCGGGCAGGGCTTCCCATGGACCGGATCGTGGTTGAACCGCCCAGGGATGTCTCCCATGGCGATCTGGCGACCAATGCCGCAATGGTGCTGGCCAAGGGACTGGGCAAAAATCCTCGGCAGATTGCTGAAATCATTTCAGGATTGCTGTCAGATCATGCCGCCGCGTTGAAAGTCCAGTCGGTCAGCATTGCAGGTCCCGGTTTCATAAACATCACGCTGCAGCCGGATGTGTGGCAGTCGGTCGTCGCCGGAATTTTGCGCAGTAAAGCGGAATTCGGCCGGCCGGATCTGGGGCAGGGCGTCAAAATCAATGTGGAATACGTCTCCGCCAACCCGACTGGGCCAATGCATGTCGGCCATTGCCGCGGAGCCGTGTTTGGCGACGCGCTCGCAACCCTGCTGAGCTTTGCCGGCTTTGATGTGACAAAAGAGTATTACATCAACGATGCCGGTGCACAGGTGGATGTCCTGGCCCGCTCCGCCTTTTTGCGATACCGCGAGGCATTGGGTGAGGATATTGGTGCCATTCCCGAGGGATTATATCCGGGCAATTATCTGATTCCCCTCGCTGAACAATTGAAAACCGACTACGGCACAAGCCTGTGCGATATGGCGGAAGCAGACTGGTTGCCGATTGTCAGAGCCGCTGCCATTGCAGCGATGATGCAGTTGATCCGCGCTGATCTTGAAAAACTCGGTGTCGAGCACGACGTCTTCTTTTCAGAACAATCGCTGACCAGCCAGGACGATGACCGGGTTGCCGAAATGATCACGGATCTTGAGGCAAGAGACCTGATCTATCAGGGCACGTTGCCGCCGCCAAAAGGCAAACTGCCCGACGATTGGGAAGATCGCGAGCAGACGTTGTTCAGATCGACCCTTTATGGCGATGATGTTGACAGAGCGCTCCTCAAGTCAGATGGCAGCTACACCTATTTTGCGTCGGACATTGCCTATCATTTCGACAAATATAAGCGCGGCTTCAACCGGATGGTCGATGTTCTGGGTGCGGATCACCAGGGTTATCTGAAGCGCATGACCGCAGCAGTGCGGGCGATTTCTGACGAAAAAGCGTCGCTGGACATCCGATTCTGTCAGTTGGTAAACCTGTTTCGCGACGGCCAGCCGGTAAAAATGTCGAAGCGCTCGGGAAATCTTGTTTCCCTGGCCGATGTGGTTGAAGAGGTGGGCCGCGACGTGACCCGGTTCATCATGCTGTATCGAAAAAATGACGCGACTTTGGATTTTGACTTCACAAAAGTGCTCGAACAGTCGAAGGACAATCCAGTATTCTACGTCCAGTACGCCCACGCCAGAACACATTCCACATTCAACCAAGCCATTGAAATTTTTGATGAAAAAATTACAATGGATTTGGAAGCGGTAGATCTTTCCCTGCTCGACGACCCCAGTGAACTGCTTCTGATGCGCAAGCTCGCGGAATATCCGCGCATCATTGAGGCAGCCGTGATTTCGTACGAGCCGCATCGCATTGCATTCTATCTGAATGACCTGGCGAGCGCCTTTCACGGGCACTGGAACAAAGGCAAAGATTTGCCCCAATTACGATTTATTAAAGATGATAATGAAAAATTGACTAGAGCACGCTTAGCACTTGTTTTGGCAGTGCAAATTGTCCTGCGCTCCGGCTTGAACCTGCTGGGAGTAGATGCGCGGGAGGAATTGCGTTAG